In Microplitis mediator isolate UGA2020A chromosome 2, iyMicMedi2.1, whole genome shotgun sequence, a single window of DNA contains:
- the LOC130678720 gene encoding uncharacterized protein LOC130678720 isoform X1 has protein sequence MKKGKQKRMVSSSGGTPRIQVFRPTYEEFKDFSKYVEYMESKGAHKAGLAKVIPPPEWVPRKGGYDVSQMDLSIPAPICQVVTGKQGLYQQINIQKKSMTIQEYEKLANSERYATPKHFDYEDLERKYWKNITYVAPIYGADVSGSLTDPDVTDWNINHLGTILDYVNKDYGISIDGVNTAYLYFGMWKTTFAWHTEDMDLYSINYLHFGAPKTWYAIPPEHGRRLERLASGFFPGSYQSCQAFLRHKMSLISPQILRQYSIPCNKITQEAGEIMITFPYGYHAGFNHGFNCAESTNFAAPRWVEYGKRATQCTCSKDMVKISMDTFVKRFQPERYDLWLRGEDIGCHPEDPRQTAAPMPSQMDLLCSNSNDKLPDSYVNAPKNKRHTIHRKKTLVDTNPDLNMDELVNSTDIPADVKKVLQDLELEEDGPDEQQLEVLEDIWLKAGELEVEEASMYDDGYNKKKNKRKKRRLNLDKERGGFKTKKSIKASLNSNHNSNEESTSVDIKPKYLDIIGSAVPCLVIPKITNFDGINSSSINNETKNINSVFKIKEPSTSDYPVTPGDSPVKKKRKYTKHKTENKEHKKLASGNINVNIPKRTYKKKLKCIAPVASVFDSSQPLDVSDADVQRKLMAMPSLSSQKSHIKTEPSIKLSSSISDTDESSINKSINKSSASQISDNIEACISAVISRYDYDSDTSLQDKSFDESVTSFIDDKSSITTDTATDKSSALGTSIDESPIKIETSAVTDDEYADDTEDKFIKVADTSFSSSSSASSQTEFLGFSPIKNSKEPMTFSAPVIVTSGATELKKKKSSFTIIPKKCSTAKTINRPVTIYPKNDIIKAPKLCVLTKPTQIIQTNNNEVKSKSQDNDTLKAANGLLVLQQNSRLQSGPNESSKFNKSNNNNSSFLQNTVTPIKPKVTITSKEMLQHLERCKLPKTTIISESVDTNDNKMLSVFQSKVSTPVFPGSDRVDETKRPGQINSNATFTAEDARVATKRFWQVPNTNTVLIANDVNPREIKTVQAPSTLINSALSTTKKLWHLPSPNTVVISSDGKSSSLISNSFSSPSSNVAIQFNNNNNNNNVIASATPLSYSTPNKNGIIKVSGKTSARMSMGSSSSSLSQQHQQIAIGSSLLKVAQQQQLKQNSSINKVEIVMPQPQYKKNPVPQLHKILQPTAVSILKPQVIQSQLKSNVKRTPRKKKPTKLSLESLNSQDDPASGDRRMCSIATQVDNLSPLKLTECNVNQSNSTMITPGFIKEEPASSEYEPTSFAAPTDNSAAAIKSQMLFNLPSNKYLSMSYADSKMSMPDIKPIIPLTTTLGPEIKIPIPTKPSAAAIKSINSSKPPSLTKITGGVKSPTKTPRKPRTPKRKNQLKIEEDGLPPVLTIEPNYPAYNNHESSKASTCSSSSSSMLSPTLSSSSTSMSTLTSTSTSAVAAASNGHSQVPGHIMDMLYPNNPDLDNVRTFNDYWSSQLSHCAICTAFASSTNGCNRQMPPDWKCFKPTTLPESSPICVSSSLFAANSKEQEIEPENNSLLRCRDCHVTVHASCYGITVLPSDIFNWACDKCKAGMVQSNCCLCPMRGGAVKRTSDSRWAHILCALLIPGVTFKDSVHKDPINVLTIKQEMVKQQCSYCKQNTGVVLSCHLCGTSFHPSCGLVAGAAFDIPAYDSNEFQVTCRGHKNEIKETFDIRQGDKVWAKHKNTRFYQATVESIESPVFCMVTFSDTSFSDNLYQSDIISHESLPIIGEDVKVQWTDGQIYDGIFEGTNSRTMYTVVFEDGSRCTIESSEIYTLSEDLPGRVQSRLSAATEMKHRSHLYGNESGDYFVVQRKRNKVKIKI, from the exons atgaaaaaag GTAAACAAAAAAGAATGGTCAGTTCCTCGGGGGGGACCCCCCGTATCCAGGTCTTCAGACCGACCTACGAAGAGTTCAAAGACTTCTCCAAGTACGTGGAGTACATGGAGAGCAAGGGCGCGCACAAAGCGGGTCTCGCGAAAGTGATACCTCCTCCCGAGTGGGTGCCGCGAAAAGGCGGGTACGATGTCTCGCAAATGGACCTGTCGATACCCGCGCCGATCTGCCAGGTGGTGACTGGCAAGCAGGGGCTGTACCAGCAGATAAACATCCAGAAGAAGTCGATGACAATTCAGGAGTACGAGAAGCTGGCGAACTCCGAGAGGTACGCGACTCCAAAGCACTTTGACTACGAGGATCTTGAGCGCAAGTACTGGAAAAACATAACGTACGTCGCGCCTATTTACGGCGCCGATGTCTCTGGGTCTCTTACAGACCCGGATGTTACCGACTGGAACATAAATCATCTTGGTACCATCCTCGATTATGTAAACAAAGACTACGGGATATCTATTGACGGAGTAAACACCGCGTATCTTTACTTCGGTATGTGGAAAACTACATTTGCATGGCACACCGAGGACATGGATCTCTActccataaattatttacatttcgGAGCACCCAAGACCTGGTACGCGATACCTCCGGAGCATGGCCGCAGGTTGGAAAGACTCGCCAGTGGTTTTTTTCCCGGCAGTTATCAGAGTTGTCAGGCTTTTTTGCGGCACAAAATGTCATTGATTTCTCCGCAAATTCTTCGGCAATATTCAATACCCTGCAACAaa ataaCTCAAGAAGCTGGGgaaataatgataacattTCCCTATGGTTATCATGCTGGTTTCAATCACGGGTTCAATTGCGCCGAGTCAACAAACTTTGCAGCGCCAAGATGGGTCGAGTATGGCAAGAGAGCAACTCAGTGCACTTGCAGCAAAGATATGGTGAAAATATCAATGGATACTTTTGTCAAACGTTTCCAGCCTGaaag aTATGATTTATGGCTGCGCGGTGAAGATATCGGATGTCATCCTGAAGATCCTCGACAAACTGCAGCGCCAATGCCCTCGCAAATGGACCTCCTGTGCAGCAACAGCAACGACAAGCTGCCAGACAGTTACGTCAACGCGCCAAAAAATAAACGGCACACAATTCATCGTAAGAAAACACTTGTGGATACAAATCCAGATCTCAATATGGACGAATTAGTTAACAGTACTGACATTCCTGCGGACGTTAAGAAAGTTCTCCAAGACCTCGAGCTAGAGGAGGACGGGCCCGACGAGCAGCAGCTCGAAGTCCTCGAGGACATTTGGCTCAAGGCCGGCGAGCTCGAAGTCGAAGAGGCCAGCATGTATGACGACGGCTACAACAAGAAGAAAAACAAACGCAAGAAGCGCCGGCTTAATCTAGACAAAGAGCGAGGCGGTTTCAAAACAAAGAAATCGATAAAGGCTTCATTGAACAGCAACCATAATTCTAATGAGGAAAGCACGAGTGTTGACATCAAGCCAAAGTATCTTGACATCATTGGCAGCGCGGTCCCGTGTCTCGTCATaccaaaaataacaaactttgaTGGTATAAATTCATCATCAATTAATAATGAgacgaaaaatataaattcggtgtttaaaataaaagagccCTCGACGTCTGACTACCCTGTGACTCCTGGTGACTCTCCGGTTAAGAAGAAGAGAAAATATACGAAGCACAAGACAGAGAATAAAGAGCACAAGAAACTTGCTAGTGgtaatattaatgttaatattccCAAGAGAACTTAcaagaaaaaactaaaatgtatCGCACCAGTAGCGTCGGTCTTCGACTCTTCCCAACCGCTGGATGTCTCTGACGCAGATGTCCAGCGTAAACTGATGGCGATGCCTAGTCTATCATCACAAAAATCACACATTAAGACTGAACCCTCTATTAAATTAAGTAGCAGTATCAGTGATACTGATGAAAGTAGTATTAATAAgtctattaataaatcaagtGCATCACAAATTAGTGATAACATTGAGGCTTGCATTTCGGCAGTTATATCGCGGTATGACTACGATTCTGATACGTCCTTGCAGGATAAATCATTTGATGAAAGCGTTACTTCgtttattgatgataaatcCTCTATTACAACTGACACCGCAACTGATAAATCATCAGCGCTTGGTACGTCAATTGACGAGTCGCCTATCAAGATCGAAACCTCGGCAGTAACTGATGATGAGTATGCTGACGACACTGAGGACAAGTTTATTAAAGTTGCTGATACTTCGTTCTCGTCATCGTCATCCGCGTCATCGCAAACAGAATTTTTGGGTTTTTctccaattaaaaattcaaaagaacCGATGACATTCAGCGCTCCTGTCATTGTGACATCTGGCGCCACTgagttgaagaaaaaaaagtcttcaTTTACTATTATACCCAAAAAATGTTCAACCGCGAAAACAATCAACAGACCGGTGACTATTTATCCGAAGAATGATATTATAAAGGCGCCAAAATTGTGCGTGCTGACGAAACCGACGCAAATAATACAGACAAACAACAATGAAGTTAAGTCTAAATCACAAGACAACGACACTCTCAAAGCAGCCAATGGTCTGCTCGTACTCCAGCAGAACTCGCGATTACAGTCCGGTCCAAATGAATCcagtaaatttaacaaaagtaATAACAACAACAGTTCGTTTCTTCAGAACACAGTGACACCCATCAAGCCGAAGGTCACAATTACGTCTAAGGAAATGCTGCAGCATTTAGAAAGATGTAAACTACCCAAGACTACAATTATTTCTGAGAGCGTTGACacaaatgacaataaaatgcTCAGTGTCTTTCAAAGTAAAGTTTCCACTCCTGTTTTTCCTGGCTCTGATCGCGTTGACGAGACCAAGAGACCGGGACAGATCAATTCAAATGCTACGTTTACAGCAGAAGACGCCCGGGTCGCTACCAAACGGTTCTGGCAGGTGCCCAACACCAACACCGTCCTGATAGCCAATGACGTAAATCCACGTGAGATAAAAACAGTCCAAGCGCCTTCGACTTTGATAAACTCAGCACTGAGTACAACTAAAAAGCTGTGGCACTTGCCGTCACCAAATACTGTTGTAATAAGCAGTGATGGTAAATCATCTTCATTGATCAGTAATTCATTCTCATCACCGTCATCAAATGTTGCTatacaatttaataacaataataataataataatgtaatagCATCAGCAACTCCGTTGTCCTACAGTACACCAAATAAAAACGGTATTATAAAAGTATCGGGTAAAACAAGCGCGAGAATGTCAATGggatcatcatcatcatcattgtcACAGCAACACCAGCAGATAGCAATTGGTAGCTCACTTTTAAAAGTCGCCCAGCAACAGCAGCTTAAACAAAATTCATCTATAAATAAAGTTGAAATAGTGATGCCACAGCcgcagtataaaaaaaatccagttCCGCAATTGCACAAAATATTGCAGCCTACGGCGGTGTCAATTTTAAAACCCCAAGTAATACAGAGtcaattaaaatcaaatgtaaaacGAACACCGCGTAAAAAGAAGCCGACAAAGTTGTCCCTTGAATCCTTAAACAGTCAAGACGATCCAGCAAGTGGCGACCGCAGAATGTGCTCGATAGCGACGCAAGTTGACAATTTGTCACCGCTTAAATTGACCGAGTGCAATGTTAATCAGTCGAACAGCACGATGATAACGCCGGGTTTTATCAAAGAGGAACCTGCTTCATCGGAGTACGAGCCGACGAGCTTCGCAGCCCCGACAGACAACAGCGCAGCGGCCATAAAATCCCAGATGCTTTTCAATTTACCCTCTAATAAATATCTGTCGATGTCGTACGCAGACTCGAAGATGTCGATGCCGGACATTAAACCCATTATTCCATTGACAACAACCCTAGGAccggaaataaaaataccgaTACCAACGAAACCGAGCGCTGCCGCCATCAAGTCAATAAACAGTTCAAAGCCTCCGTCATTGACTAAAATAACTGGTGGCGTTAAGAGCCCAACTAAAACCCCGCGTAAACCGCGGACACCTAAGCGTAAAAATCAGCTTAAGATTGAAGAGGACGGACTCCCTCCAGTATTAACAATTGAACCAAACTACCCAGCCTACAACAATCACGAGTCATCTAAAGCCTCAACTTGTTCGTCCTCGTCATCGTCAATGCTGTCACCAACTTTATCATCATCGTCGACGTCAATGTCCACATTGACCTCCACCTCTACCTCTGCTGTGGCAGCTGCGTCAAATGGACACTCTCAAGTACCAGGTCATATTATGGACATGCTCTATCCCAACAACCCGGATCTGGACAACGTCCGGACGTTCAATGACTACTGGAGCAGCCAATTGTCACACTGCGCTATTTGCACAGCATTCGCGTCGTCAACCAACGGCTGCAACCGGCAAATGCCACCGGACTGGAAGTGTTTCAAGCCAACGACTCTGCCAGAGAGCTCTCCAATTTGCGTGTCATCAAGTTTATTCGCGGCAAATTCAAAAGAACAAGAGATTGAACCAGAAAATAACAGTTTACTTCGGTGTCGCGACTGTCATGTCACAGTTCACGCATCCTGCTATGGAATCACAGTATTACCCAGCGATATATTTAATTGGGCGTGTGATAAATGCAAAGCTGGTATGGTACAATCTAACTGCTGTCTCTGTCCGATGCGCGGTGGTGCCGTGAAACGAACGAGCGACAGCCGGTGGGCACACATACTCTGCGCTCTGCTGATACCAGGTGTCACATTCAAAGATTCTGTCCACAAAGATCCTATCAACGTTCTGACAATAAAACAAGAGATGGTCAAGCAGCAGTGCTCGTACTGCAAGCAAAACACGGGCGTTGTACTGAGCTGTCATCTCTGTGGGACATCTTTCCATCCCTCTTGTGGTCTAGTTGCTGGTGCAGCGTTCGACATACCTGCTTATGATTCAAATGAATTCcag gtGACATGCCGAGgacataaaaatgaaataaaggAAACGTTTGACATCCGGCAGGGGGATAAAGTATGGGCTAAACATAAAAACACACGTTTTTATCAAGCGACTGTTGAATCGATTGAATCCCCTGTATTTTGCATGGTTACATTCAGCGATACCAGTTTCAGCGACAATCTTTACCAGTCTGATATTATT
- the LOC130678720 gene encoding uncharacterized protein LOC130678720 isoform X2 — protein sequence MVSSSGGTPRIQVFRPTYEEFKDFSKYVEYMESKGAHKAGLAKVIPPPEWVPRKGGYDVSQMDLSIPAPICQVVTGKQGLYQQINIQKKSMTIQEYEKLANSERYATPKHFDYEDLERKYWKNITYVAPIYGADVSGSLTDPDVTDWNINHLGTILDYVNKDYGISIDGVNTAYLYFGMWKTTFAWHTEDMDLYSINYLHFGAPKTWYAIPPEHGRRLERLASGFFPGSYQSCQAFLRHKMSLISPQILRQYSIPCNKITQEAGEIMITFPYGYHAGFNHGFNCAESTNFAAPRWVEYGKRATQCTCSKDMVKISMDTFVKRFQPERYDLWLRGEDIGCHPEDPRQTAAPMPSQMDLLCSNSNDKLPDSYVNAPKNKRHTIHRKKTLVDTNPDLNMDELVNSTDIPADVKKVLQDLELEEDGPDEQQLEVLEDIWLKAGELEVEEASMYDDGYNKKKNKRKKRRLNLDKERGGFKTKKSIKASLNSNHNSNEESTSVDIKPKYLDIIGSAVPCLVIPKITNFDGINSSSINNETKNINSVFKIKEPSTSDYPVTPGDSPVKKKRKYTKHKTENKEHKKLASGNINVNIPKRTYKKKLKCIAPVASVFDSSQPLDVSDADVQRKLMAMPSLSSQKSHIKTEPSIKLSSSISDTDESSINKSINKSSASQISDNIEACISAVISRYDYDSDTSLQDKSFDESVTSFIDDKSSITTDTATDKSSALGTSIDESPIKIETSAVTDDEYADDTEDKFIKVADTSFSSSSSASSQTEFLGFSPIKNSKEPMTFSAPVIVTSGATELKKKKSSFTIIPKKCSTAKTINRPVTIYPKNDIIKAPKLCVLTKPTQIIQTNNNEVKSKSQDNDTLKAANGLLVLQQNSRLQSGPNESSKFNKSNNNNSSFLQNTVTPIKPKVTITSKEMLQHLERCKLPKTTIISESVDTNDNKMLSVFQSKVSTPVFPGSDRVDETKRPGQINSNATFTAEDARVATKRFWQVPNTNTVLIANDVNPREIKTVQAPSTLINSALSTTKKLWHLPSPNTVVISSDGKSSSLISNSFSSPSSNVAIQFNNNNNNNNVIASATPLSYSTPNKNGIIKVSGKTSARMSMGSSSSSLSQQHQQIAIGSSLLKVAQQQQLKQNSSINKVEIVMPQPQYKKNPVPQLHKILQPTAVSILKPQVIQSQLKSNVKRTPRKKKPTKLSLESLNSQDDPASGDRRMCSIATQVDNLSPLKLTECNVNQSNSTMITPGFIKEEPASSEYEPTSFAAPTDNSAAAIKSQMLFNLPSNKYLSMSYADSKMSMPDIKPIIPLTTTLGPEIKIPIPTKPSAAAIKSINSSKPPSLTKITGGVKSPTKTPRKPRTPKRKNQLKIEEDGLPPVLTIEPNYPAYNNHESSKASTCSSSSSSMLSPTLSSSSTSMSTLTSTSTSAVAAASNGHSQVPGHIMDMLYPNNPDLDNVRTFNDYWSSQLSHCAICTAFASSTNGCNRQMPPDWKCFKPTTLPESSPICVSSSLFAANSKEQEIEPENNSLLRCRDCHVTVHASCYGITVLPSDIFNWACDKCKAGMVQSNCCLCPMRGGAVKRTSDSRWAHILCALLIPGVTFKDSVHKDPINVLTIKQEMVKQQCSYCKQNTGVVLSCHLCGTSFHPSCGLVAGAAFDIPAYDSNEFQVTCRGHKNEIKETFDIRQGDKVWAKHKNTRFYQATVESIESPVFCMVTFSDTSFSDNLYQSDIISHESLPIIGEDVKVQWTDGQIYDGIFEGTNSRTMYTVVFEDGSRCTIESSEIYTLSEDLPGRVQSRLSAATEMKHRSHLYGNESGDYFVVQRKRNKVKIKI from the exons ATGGTCAGTTCCTCGGGGGGGACCCCCCGTATCCAGGTCTTCAGACCGACCTACGAAGAGTTCAAAGACTTCTCCAAGTACGTGGAGTACATGGAGAGCAAGGGCGCGCACAAAGCGGGTCTCGCGAAAGTGATACCTCCTCCCGAGTGGGTGCCGCGAAAAGGCGGGTACGATGTCTCGCAAATGGACCTGTCGATACCCGCGCCGATCTGCCAGGTGGTGACTGGCAAGCAGGGGCTGTACCAGCAGATAAACATCCAGAAGAAGTCGATGACAATTCAGGAGTACGAGAAGCTGGCGAACTCCGAGAGGTACGCGACTCCAAAGCACTTTGACTACGAGGATCTTGAGCGCAAGTACTGGAAAAACATAACGTACGTCGCGCCTATTTACGGCGCCGATGTCTCTGGGTCTCTTACAGACCCGGATGTTACCGACTGGAACATAAATCATCTTGGTACCATCCTCGATTATGTAAACAAAGACTACGGGATATCTATTGACGGAGTAAACACCGCGTATCTTTACTTCGGTATGTGGAAAACTACATTTGCATGGCACACCGAGGACATGGATCTCTActccataaattatttacatttcgGAGCACCCAAGACCTGGTACGCGATACCTCCGGAGCATGGCCGCAGGTTGGAAAGACTCGCCAGTGGTTTTTTTCCCGGCAGTTATCAGAGTTGTCAGGCTTTTTTGCGGCACAAAATGTCATTGATTTCTCCGCAAATTCTTCGGCAATATTCAATACCCTGCAACAaa ataaCTCAAGAAGCTGGGgaaataatgataacattTCCCTATGGTTATCATGCTGGTTTCAATCACGGGTTCAATTGCGCCGAGTCAACAAACTTTGCAGCGCCAAGATGGGTCGAGTATGGCAAGAGAGCAACTCAGTGCACTTGCAGCAAAGATATGGTGAAAATATCAATGGATACTTTTGTCAAACGTTTCCAGCCTGaaag aTATGATTTATGGCTGCGCGGTGAAGATATCGGATGTCATCCTGAAGATCCTCGACAAACTGCAGCGCCAATGCCCTCGCAAATGGACCTCCTGTGCAGCAACAGCAACGACAAGCTGCCAGACAGTTACGTCAACGCGCCAAAAAATAAACGGCACACAATTCATCGTAAGAAAACACTTGTGGATACAAATCCAGATCTCAATATGGACGAATTAGTTAACAGTACTGACATTCCTGCGGACGTTAAGAAAGTTCTCCAAGACCTCGAGCTAGAGGAGGACGGGCCCGACGAGCAGCAGCTCGAAGTCCTCGAGGACATTTGGCTCAAGGCCGGCGAGCTCGAAGTCGAAGAGGCCAGCATGTATGACGACGGCTACAACAAGAAGAAAAACAAACGCAAGAAGCGCCGGCTTAATCTAGACAAAGAGCGAGGCGGTTTCAAAACAAAGAAATCGATAAAGGCTTCATTGAACAGCAACCATAATTCTAATGAGGAAAGCACGAGTGTTGACATCAAGCCAAAGTATCTTGACATCATTGGCAGCGCGGTCCCGTGTCTCGTCATaccaaaaataacaaactttgaTGGTATAAATTCATCATCAATTAATAATGAgacgaaaaatataaattcggtgtttaaaataaaagagccCTCGACGTCTGACTACCCTGTGACTCCTGGTGACTCTCCGGTTAAGAAGAAGAGAAAATATACGAAGCACAAGACAGAGAATAAAGAGCACAAGAAACTTGCTAGTGgtaatattaatgttaatattccCAAGAGAACTTAcaagaaaaaactaaaatgtatCGCACCAGTAGCGTCGGTCTTCGACTCTTCCCAACCGCTGGATGTCTCTGACGCAGATGTCCAGCGTAAACTGATGGCGATGCCTAGTCTATCATCACAAAAATCACACATTAAGACTGAACCCTCTATTAAATTAAGTAGCAGTATCAGTGATACTGATGAAAGTAGTATTAATAAgtctattaataaatcaagtGCATCACAAATTAGTGATAACATTGAGGCTTGCATTTCGGCAGTTATATCGCGGTATGACTACGATTCTGATACGTCCTTGCAGGATAAATCATTTGATGAAAGCGTTACTTCgtttattgatgataaatcCTCTATTACAACTGACACCGCAACTGATAAATCATCAGCGCTTGGTACGTCAATTGACGAGTCGCCTATCAAGATCGAAACCTCGGCAGTAACTGATGATGAGTATGCTGACGACACTGAGGACAAGTTTATTAAAGTTGCTGATACTTCGTTCTCGTCATCGTCATCCGCGTCATCGCAAACAGAATTTTTGGGTTTTTctccaattaaaaattcaaaagaacCGATGACATTCAGCGCTCCTGTCATTGTGACATCTGGCGCCACTgagttgaagaaaaaaaagtcttcaTTTACTATTATACCCAAAAAATGTTCAACCGCGAAAACAATCAACAGACCGGTGACTATTTATCCGAAGAATGATATTATAAAGGCGCCAAAATTGTGCGTGCTGACGAAACCGACGCAAATAATACAGACAAACAACAATGAAGTTAAGTCTAAATCACAAGACAACGACACTCTCAAAGCAGCCAATGGTCTGCTCGTACTCCAGCAGAACTCGCGATTACAGTCCGGTCCAAATGAATCcagtaaatttaacaaaagtaATAACAACAACAGTTCGTTTCTTCAGAACACAGTGACACCCATCAAGCCGAAGGTCACAATTACGTCTAAGGAAATGCTGCAGCATTTAGAAAGATGTAAACTACCCAAGACTACAATTATTTCTGAGAGCGTTGACacaaatgacaataaaatgcTCAGTGTCTTTCAAAGTAAAGTTTCCACTCCTGTTTTTCCTGGCTCTGATCGCGTTGACGAGACCAAGAGACCGGGACAGATCAATTCAAATGCTACGTTTACAGCAGAAGACGCCCGGGTCGCTACCAAACGGTTCTGGCAGGTGCCCAACACCAACACCGTCCTGATAGCCAATGACGTAAATCCACGTGAGATAAAAACAGTCCAAGCGCCTTCGACTTTGATAAACTCAGCACTGAGTACAACTAAAAAGCTGTGGCACTTGCCGTCACCAAATACTGTTGTAATAAGCAGTGATGGTAAATCATCTTCATTGATCAGTAATTCATTCTCATCACCGTCATCAAATGTTGCTatacaatttaataacaataataataataataatgtaatagCATCAGCAACTCCGTTGTCCTACAGTACACCAAATAAAAACGGTATTATAAAAGTATCGGGTAAAACAAGCGCGAGAATGTCAATGggatcatcatcatcatcattgtcACAGCAACACCAGCAGATAGCAATTGGTAGCTCACTTTTAAAAGTCGCCCAGCAACAGCAGCTTAAACAAAATTCATCTATAAATAAAGTTGAAATAGTGATGCCACAGCcgcagtataaaaaaaatccagttCCGCAATTGCACAAAATATTGCAGCCTACGGCGGTGTCAATTTTAAAACCCCAAGTAATACAGAGtcaattaaaatcaaatgtaaaacGAACACCGCGTAAAAAGAAGCCGACAAAGTTGTCCCTTGAATCCTTAAACAGTCAAGACGATCCAGCAAGTGGCGACCGCAGAATGTGCTCGATAGCGACGCAAGTTGACAATTTGTCACCGCTTAAATTGACCGAGTGCAATGTTAATCAGTCGAACAGCACGATGATAACGCCGGGTTTTATCAAAGAGGAACCTGCTTCATCGGAGTACGAGCCGACGAGCTTCGCAGCCCCGACAGACAACAGCGCAGCGGCCATAAAATCCCAGATGCTTTTCAATTTACCCTCTAATAAATATCTGTCGATGTCGTACGCAGACTCGAAGATGTCGATGCCGGACATTAAACCCATTATTCCATTGACAACAACCCTAGGAccggaaataaaaataccgaTACCAACGAAACCGAGCGCTGCCGCCATCAAGTCAATAAACAGTTCAAAGCCTCCGTCATTGACTAAAATAACTGGTGGCGTTAAGAGCCCAACTAAAACCCCGCGTAAACCGCGGACACCTAAGCGTAAAAATCAGCTTAAGATTGAAGAGGACGGACTCCCTCCAGTATTAACAATTGAACCAAACTACCCAGCCTACAACAATCACGAGTCATCTAAAGCCTCAACTTGTTCGTCCTCGTCATCGTCAATGCTGTCACCAACTTTATCATCATCGTCGACGTCAATGTCCACATTGACCTCCACCTCTACCTCTGCTGTGGCAGCTGCGTCAAATGGACACTCTCAAGTACCAGGTCATATTATGGACATGCTCTATCCCAACAACCCGGATCTGGACAACGTCCGGACGTTCAATGACTACTGGAGCAGCCAATTGTCACACTGCGCTATTTGCACAGCATTCGCGTCGTCAACCAACGGCTGCAACCGGCAAATGCCACCGGACTGGAAGTGTTTCAAGCCAACGACTCTGCCAGAGAGCTCTCCAATTTGCGTGTCATCAAGTTTATTCGCGGCAAATTCAAAAGAACAAGAGATTGAACCAGAAAATAACAGTTTACTTCGGTGTCGCGACTGTCATGTCACAGTTCACGCATCCTGCTATGGAATCACAGTATTACCCAGCGATATATTTAATTGGGCGTGTGATAAATGCAAAGCTGGTATGGTACAATCTAACTGCTGTCTCTGTCCGATGCGCGGTGGTGCCGTGAAACGAACGAGCGACAGCCGGTGGGCACACATACTCTGCGCTCTGCTGATACCAGGTGTCACATTCAAAGATTCTGTCCACAAAGATCCTATCAACGTTCTGACAATAAAACAAGAGATGGTCAAGCAGCAGTGCTCGTACTGCAAGCAAAACACGGGCGTTGTACTGAGCTGTCATCTCTGTGGGACATCTTTCCATCCCTCTTGTGGTCTAGTTGCTGGTGCAGCGTTCGACATACCTGCTTATGATTCAAATGAATTCcag gtGACATGCCGAGgacataaaaatgaaataaaggAAACGTTTGACATCCGGCAGGGGGATAAAGTATGGGCTAAACATAAAAACACACGTTTTTATCAAGCGACTGTTGAATCGATTGAATCCCCTGTATTTTGCATGGTTACATTCAGCGATACCAGTTTCAGCGACAATCTTTACCAGTCTGATATTATT